In a genomic window of Nyctibius grandis isolate bNycGra1 chromosome 4, bNycGra1.pri, whole genome shotgun sequence:
- the PRXL2A gene encoding peroxiredoxin-like 2A isoform X1 — MGSEMSFLPDFGIFTMGMWSLGLGAIGAAVTGIVLANTDLFLSKPEKATLEFLEEIELKTLGTEQRTFNAGELWKKNGAVIMAVRRPGUFLCREEASELSSLKPQLSKLGVPLYAVVKEKIGTEVEDFQHYFKGEIFLDEKKSFYGPRRRKMMMSGFFRFGVWQNFFRAWRSGYSGNLEGEGFTLGGVYVIGAGRQGVLLEHREKEFGDKVSLPSVLEAAEKIKPQPSEVEK, encoded by the exons ATGGGTTCTG aaaTGTCCTTCCTGCCTGACTTTGGGATCTTCACCATGGGCATGTGGTCTCTTGGTCTTGGAGCTATTGGTGCAGCTGTGACAGGGATCGTCCTTGCTAACACTGACTTATTTTTGTCCAAGCCAGAAAAGGCTACGCTGGAGTTTTTAGAGGAGATAGAGCTAAAAACTTTGGGAACAG aacaaagaacATTCAACGCAGGTGAACTATGGAAGAAGAATGGTGCAGTGATCATGGCTGTGCGAAGACCTGGATGATTTTTGTGCAGAGAG gAGGCTTCTGAGCTCTCCTCTCTGAAACCTCAGCTGTCCAAGCTGGGTGTCCCTCTCTATGCTGTTGTGAAAGAGAAGATAGGGACCGAAGTGGAGGATTTTCAGCATTATTTCAAAGGAGAAATCTTTCTGGATGAAAAG AAAAGCTTCTACGGTCCACGCAGACGAAAAATGATGATGTCAGGCTTCTTCCGCTTTGGGGTTTGGCAAAATTTCTTCCGTGCTTGGAGAAGTGGATATAGTGGAAACCTGGAAGGAGAAGGATTCACCCTGGGAGGAGTATATGTGATTGGGGCAGGAAGACAG GGTGTTTTACTGGAGCATCGTGAGAAAGAATTCGGAGACAAAGTCAGCCTTCCATCTGTCCTTGAAGCTGCGGAGAAGATAAAACCACAACCTTCCgaagtggaaaaataa
- the PRXL2A gene encoding peroxiredoxin-like 2A isoform X2, with translation MSFLPDFGIFTMGMWSLGLGAIGAAVTGIVLANTDLFLSKPEKATLEFLEEIELKTLGTEQRTFNAGELWKKNGAVIMAVRRPGUFLCREEASELSSLKPQLSKLGVPLYAVVKEKIGTEVEDFQHYFKGEIFLDEKKSFYGPRRRKMMMSGFFRFGVWQNFFRAWRSGYSGNLEGEGFTLGGVYVIGAGRQGVLLEHREKEFGDKVSLPSVLEAAEKIKPQPSEVEK, from the exons aTGTCCTTCCTGCCTGACTTTGGGATCTTCACCATGGGCATGTGGTCTCTTGGTCTTGGAGCTATTGGTGCAGCTGTGACAGGGATCGTCCTTGCTAACACTGACTTATTTTTGTCCAAGCCAGAAAAGGCTACGCTGGAGTTTTTAGAGGAGATAGAGCTAAAAACTTTGGGAACAG aacaaagaacATTCAACGCAGGTGAACTATGGAAGAAGAATGGTGCAGTGATCATGGCTGTGCGAAGACCTGGATGATTTTTGTGCAGAGAG gAGGCTTCTGAGCTCTCCTCTCTGAAACCTCAGCTGTCCAAGCTGGGTGTCCCTCTCTATGCTGTTGTGAAAGAGAAGATAGGGACCGAAGTGGAGGATTTTCAGCATTATTTCAAAGGAGAAATCTTTCTGGATGAAAAG AAAAGCTTCTACGGTCCACGCAGACGAAAAATGATGATGTCAGGCTTCTTCCGCTTTGGGGTTTGGCAAAATTTCTTCCGTGCTTGGAGAAGTGGATATAGTGGAAACCTGGAAGGAGAAGGATTCACCCTGGGAGGAGTATATGTGATTGGGGCAGGAAGACAG GGTGTTTTACTGGAGCATCGTGAGAAAGAATTCGGAGACAAAGTCAGCCTTCCATCTGTCCTTGAAGCTGCGGAGAAGATAAAACCACAACCTTCCgaagtggaaaaataa
- the EXOSC3 gene encoding exosome complex component RRP40 — protein MAAGRAEAEACVGQVVLPGDVLLLPARTDEERLRLGAGAGGRLLCGPGLRRCAAGLLVTKCGLLRHRQAGGAAAGGAYWVDSQQKRYVPVKGDYVIGIVTAKAGDVFKLDVGGSEQASLSYLAFEGTTKRNRPNVQVGDLIYGRFLVANKDMEPEMVCIDGNGRSSGMGIIGQDGFLFKVSLGLIRKLLAPKCEIIQELSQLYPFELVLGMNGRIWIKAKTVQQTLIIVNILEACEYMTAEQRKQALAKLSGN, from the exons ATGGCGGCGGGGCGCGCCGAGGCCGAGGCCTGTGTGGGGCAAGTGGTGCTGCCCGGGGACGTGCTGCTCCTCCCCGCCCGCACCGACGAGGAGCGGCTGCGGCTGGGCGCCGGCGCGGGGGGCCGGCTGCTCTGCGGGCCGGGCCTGCGGCGGTGCGCGGCCGGGCTGCTGGTGACCAAGTGCGGCCTGCTGCGGCACCGCcaggcgggcggcgcggcggcgggcggcgcctACTGGGTGGACTCGCAGCAGAAGCGG TATGTTCCGGTCAAGGGCGACTACGTAATAGGAATAGTGACGGCCAAGGCGGGAGACGTGTTTAAGCTGGACGTCGGCGGGAGCGAGCAGGCGTCTCTGTCCTACTTGGCCTTTGAAGGCACCACGAAGAGGAACAGACCAAATGTGCAG GTGGGAGATCTTATTTATGGTCGATTCCTTGTAGCAAATAAAGACATGGAACCAGAGATGGTCTGTATAGACGGCAATGGAAGATCAAGTGGAATGGGAATAATTGGACAAGATGGCTTCCTCTTTAAAGTTTCCTTAGGTCTAATAAGAAA ACTATTGGCTCCCAAATGTGAAATAATTCAGGAGTTGTCACAATTGTACCCGTTTGAGCTGGTGCTGGGAATGAATGGAAGAATATGGATAAAAGCGAAAACAGTTCAACAGACTTTAATTAtagtaaatattttggaagcCTGTGAGTATATGACTgcagaacagagaaaacaagcGCTTGCCAAATTGTCAGGGAATTGA
- the DYDC1 gene encoding DPY30 domain-containing protein 1, whose protein sequence is MESQYLKRCLGSCLKEGLAAVVEHRPADPIEYLAHWIYNYRRILDEEKKRMLERIELEQEREAALAELEMLRKMKEEELMIQRKLEEQHQGQLEQEREKLELQNEEDEMLLQQKDQEENEKTIAELTDRPGVPNLTRVEELDENGQFESRTDLMAESEQESSQLI, encoded by the exons ATGGAGTCCCAGTATTTGAAGAGATGCCTGGGAAGTTGCTTGAAAGAGGGACTGGCGGCGGTTGTAGAGCATCGGCCAGCAGATCCAATAGAGTATCTGGCTCATTGGATCTACAATTACAGAAGAATcttagatgaagaaaaaaag AGAATGTTGGAGAGGATTGAGCTGGAACAAGAACGGGAGGCAGCCCTGGCAGAACTCgaaatgttaagaaaaatgaaggaagaagagcTAATGATCCAGCGGAAACTTGAAGAACAACATCAG GGTCAGTTGGAACAAGAACGTGAGAAGTTGGAACTGCAGAATGAAGAAGATGAAATGCTGTTGCAGCAGAAAGATCAAGAG gaaaatgaaaagacGATAGCTGAACTTACAGATAGACCTGGAGTGCCTAATTTGACCAGAGTTGAGGAGCTAGATGAAAATGGACAGTTTGAG agtagAACAGATCTCATGGCAGAGTCAGAACAAGAAAGTTCCCAACTGATCTGA